In Azospirillum formosense, the sequence AGCTGCTCTGGCTCGATCATGGCACGATCGTGAAGGTCGGTCCGGTCGACGAGGTTCTGGCCGCCTATCACGAAAGCCTCGGGAGAACGGGACAAGCCGCCGGCGGAGCCGCCAAGGACGTCCCCGCAGACCCGGTCCAGGCCTGACCGCCATCTTCCGACGGCCGCCGATCCGGGCCCGCAGCGTCGGAGTCAGCCGGCCGGCCGAAGCGCGTCCGCCACCGCGTCGGCGATGGCGAGGCAGGACGTCAGCCCCGGCGATTCGATGCCGAACAGGTTGACGAGGCCGGCGATGCCGTGGGTCTCCGGTCCTTGGATTAGGAAGTCGGCCTGGGGCTGGCCGGGGCCGCTCAGTTTCGGGCGGACGCCGGAGTAGGCCGGCACCAGCGCGCCGTCGGGCAGGCTGGGCCAATAGCGCCGCACCTCGCCGTAGAAGCTGTCGGCCCGCCTGGGATCGACGGCGTAGTCGATGCGGTCGTACCGATCGGCGGGAAGCCATTCCACGTCGGGGCCGAAGCGGGCCTGCCCGGCGAGGTCGAGCGTCAGGTGAACGCCCAACCCCCCTTCCACCGGAACCGGGTAGACCAGCCGGGAAAAGGGCGAAGCGCCTTGCGCGAGCGCGTAGTAATTGCCCTTGGCCAGCACCCGCGGCGGCACGCGGTCGGTGGGAAACCCGTCCAGCCCGCGGGCCACGGCCCAGGCGCCCAGCCCGGCGGCGTTGACCAGGGTGGTGCAGGCGATGCGCATCGGTTCGGTCCCGCCGACGTCCAGGACGAAGCCGTCGCTCGTGCAACGGGCCTGCTCCAGCGGGCTTCGCAGGGCCAGCATGGCTCCCGCCGCCTCCGCGTCGCCCTGAAGGGCCAGCATCAGCCCATGGCTGTCGATGATCCCGGTCGACGGGGACACCAGCGCCCCGACGCAGCGCAGGTTGGGCTCCCAGGCCATGGCCTCGGCGGCGGAGAGGGCGTGGAGATCGTTCACGCCGTTTGCCGCCGCCTGGGCGCGGATGGCCTCCAGCTTCGGCAGTTGGGCTTCGTCGGTGGCGACGATCAGCTTGCCGACGCGCCGATGATCCACCCCGTGCTCCGCGCAATAGGCGTAGAGCGCGTCGCGCCCCGCCACGCACAGCCGCGCCCGGACGCTGCCCGTGGGATAATAGATTCCGGCATGGATGACCTCGGAATTGCGTGAGCTGGTGCCCGTGCCGATCGCTTCCGCGGCTTCCAGAATGACCACCTCACGGCCGGCGCGGGCCAGCCGCCGGGCAATCGCCAACCCGACCACGCCGGCGCCGGCCACCACGCAATCCACCCGCTCCATCATGCCCCTCTGACCAAGGATCGTCGGTCATAGAAAGCGCAAAACAGGGGGGCGGCACAAGCCGCTCCCTTCCGTGGAGCGCGATCGCGCCGCGGATGCCGTGGCGCCCCGTTTCCCGCCGCCTTCCGTCCATCGCTTTTTGCCCGTTGCTTTTTGCGGGGGCCGACGATTAGCGTGCTGGCCGTCGGGACCGCCCGCCGACCGGCCCAGAGGGACAAACCCCCGCGCTGCGATCATTCCCGCCCATCCCTATCGTCCACGGAAGCCGAAACGCTTCCCAAAAAGTTGCTGCGGAACGTGCCATGACCGTCAAGACTGCTGGAACCGTACCCGCCACCACGGCCGAAGCCGATGGGGAGCACCGTTTGTCGCCGCGACAGGAAGGGGTGCGGGCCCTGTTCGACCGGCTGGCCATGGAGCGCGACCGCTGGGTTGAGCGCAACCGCGCCTTCCATGAATCGGATCGCGCCTATCTGCGCTTCCTCATTCCGGAGCGGGCGTCGGTGCTGGAGGTGGGGTGCGGCACGGGGGATACGCTGGCCTTTCTCCAGCCCTTGCGCGGGGTCGGCATCGACCTCAGCCCGGCGATGATCGCGCAGGCCCGTCAGCGCCATCCGGAGCTGGAGTTCCACACCGGCAACGCCGAAGACCCCGAGGTCCTGGCAGGGGTCGCCGGCACCTTCGACGTGATCCTGTTGTCAGACACCGTCGGCTTCCTGGACGACATCGAGGATACGCTGCGCCATCTCCAGCGCTTCGCCACGCCGCGGACGCG encodes:
- a CDS encoding NAD(P)/FAD-dependent oxidoreductase, giving the protein MERVDCVVAGAGVVGLAIARRLARAGREVVILEAAEAIGTGTSSRNSEVIHAGIYYPTGSVRARLCVAGRDALYAYCAEHGVDHRRVGKLIVATDEAQLPKLEAIRAQAAANGVNDLHALSAAEAMAWEPNLRCVGALVSPSTGIIDSHGLMLALQGDAEAAGAMLALRSPLEQARCTSDGFVLDVGGTEPMRIACTTLVNAAGLGAWAVARGLDGFPTDRVPPRVLAKGNYYALAQGASPFSRLVYPVPVEGGLGVHLTLDLAGQARFGPDVEWLPADRYDRIDYAVDPRRADSFYGEVRRYWPSLPDGALVPAYSGVRPKLSGPGQPQADFLIQGPETHGIAGLVNLFGIESPGLTSCLAIADAVADALRPAG